The Salvia splendens isolate huo1 chromosome 20, SspV2, whole genome shotgun sequence nucleotide sequence CTATGTccaacacacttttctttctatctcatATGAGACGGGCTCATATGGAACAATAAATTCTCTTTGAATATTGTGCCACTTTAGAAGGAAGAAAAAACATATTGCAAAGATCATTTCCTTTAATATTGAAAGAAAATCTACTAGAAAAAAAATGCGAAATTAAACCctcaaaaaacaaataaatccaCCCAACAACTAACTAGTTGATAATATTAACATAAAACTTTAACGATAATTATCATCCGAAGCACATTTCTTGTTactttttcttaaaattaaagAATGCAAAAAATATTTGACAAAAATGTTTGATAACGACTACATAAATGCGTCCAAGTTACTCATGCTTTGCTGTTCATGATTTAAAATTTAGTTATAGTACATTACAAATTTATAatgtaagaaaaataaaattttaaaagttatgTATATATAGCTTTTGTGATAGCCCTTTTATTTCTAGAagtaattttataatttctattaacttttttttccCATTCAACCTAATAAATGTTACCGCTATGATTAAGGAATTAATTTTTCAATCAGCACTATAAGTGCACTTTGACTTTTTTTGCCTAGAAATATTGAGCCCAATCTTTGAACGACATGAAGAGTTATCGTGGCCGTTTCTAGAAGTATAGGAGAtccattttattaataaaatgttGAGTGGATTTTAGTAGGTTGGTGATAAATTAAACAGTAACATTATAGTCGAGTAATATGAGACTTGGTTCATTATTAGTTAAATATTTAGTAGattgatttatgtttttggATATGGAGCATCTATCCCATCTTTTTTATCTTACTTTTCAAAATATCTACATATTAGGATGGAGAATAATTATTGGTTTATCGATAATAGTATCATGATCTTAATCAGCAAACATTGTTATTTGAGTTTGCATCCAATATGTCTCCTCAAAAACACTAAATCGATTCGAACTTCTTCAAACAACAGAATATCTAAGATTCAAATTTTACCATTTCCCCATTTTCAAATTAGAGAAAAGGGTTGAATTCAAATACTATTTATCAAGAATATATGTGTTTTTCCTTTAAACAATGTCAAATTTTTTAGTTcttactaaaaagaaaatagattgAACAAATCAACCGATCTAATTCTAAAATGggatattgacacctaatatcattaaactttcaaaaagttgggttttttccgtgaactttgaaattgacaaataatatcacaaactttaacccgagtttgttatttcctaccaataaaaaaattcttgctatattaatagattgaagaacaaatttgaagggtgtgcttcaagaaaaactattctgAAAGATTGAAACACTTGAAGCTCTCGAAGTTGGTGTCgagaaattatgaaaaaaatccgtatcatgatattatttaccaatttcaaatttcatgggaaaaatccaattttttaaaagtttcatgatattggGCCAATATCCTTCtaaaatttatgtaaatttatattttaattaagttaTAATTGGTGGCATGTGTGATAACCGCTCCGCTgagttctcttttttttcttttcttttctgtaGCATTATGgcaattaaataattcattttccGAGTTATTACCGTTTTATTAGATCATGCGAGGTGTACTTTTTATTACTCCTACTATTATTTTTAGAGGTGAAATTTAATAATTCggatgaataatttttttttatttttgtactaCTATTACTTTTAATAAAAAAGGGAAAACGTATGCCACGCgtttttttatcataattaaattaaaaatgcgCTTACCAGGAGTCGAATCCAGGTCTATTTCTTGGAAGACAATTATCCTAACCGTTGGACTACAAACGCTAGTTGAGATATCTTGAAAACTAAGTTATTTTATTCGTATGAGAATgatatgacaaaaataaaaattcacattAGTTATGACTGAATATGGTGtgataatttatgattaaaaagtaGAATTCGGTGAAACGAGAATTTGCTTCTTCGAGTTATTAAGATGATTATGTTGTGTGAttgaaatgatttttttttccaatttttgtagtgttttactaattcaaataaagaaaatgcttagggcggccGATAGGACGCCCCATtacaggtggaagggtaggaggataaaatgatgatgtggtgATGCATAGAGCGCCCCGTTGCTAATGCCCTTAGAGAAAAAGTCAATGATGTAAGCTTAGATCTCGTTTTCATCACTAATTGCTAATATTGGATTTAAATTGCATTTCACCAATCACCAGTGTACCTCTCCTCAGACATTTCTGGAATTATATCTCTTAATAGCGATTAACTAGATATTTGCCAAAGATATTAGCAAAttataagaaaagaaaaagtccAAATCATCGGAAGGCCTTTCTTTTTCATTATTGTTGACAAAAATTATTATGACATGACTCTTAATTACATAGGTCAGCATGACGAAAATGTTataatgaaattttaacttCACATATATAATTACCTCAGTATCTACTACTATCTAGGGACATGCTTAAATAACAACTATCTATAAAACATACTTTTAATCCCGTACTACCACATGACacatatatttcaaaattattaatGATATAATGCAATATTATACATTTGGACAATGTAATTGGATTTTCATAtaattatactactccctctgtcccataaaaatatgtgtaatttccattttcattcgtcccataaaaatatgtgcattccattttcgGAATGTTATATCAACTTAATAATATAGGTCCAACTATTcattaacactactttaactaccattctcaccccctctcttactttattatacaattctctcaatctctcttactttaccaattttgtcttaattcacGTATCATACtcattgcacatatttttataggacggatggagtattatctCTCCGTCCGTCAATAGGAATCTCATTTCATTCCGGTACGAGtttttaagaaattgtattaAGAAAGAAATAGTGAGAGTGGAGAGAGATTAAtgactcttctctacattatacTCTTCACTTAAACTATTATTTATTACTCGTCCgtccttgaaaagtatgaacatttagttcgacatgagttttaatgtacaattagtaaagtgagagagagagagggagagagagagagagagagagagagagagagagagagagagagagagaaatggtagtgttagtggagagtgaacTCGACATCATTAGTAGTGTAGCGTAATgatataagttataaataaaatgatttgcTGAGGCAATGTGTTGTTTAAgtacaaaattagaaaattcatattttcagggacggactaATTAGGAAATAGAtcatatttttcatggacgaatggagtatcatttttttaaaacgagtaTGAAAAAAAGATGACAACACTAATGAAACATTAGGAATATTACATTATAGGAGTAATGTTTATAATCTTGCATTTTATTGCCACATGAAAACATGAGATTCACGTTGAAACTAACTTGGACGGAGGAAGGAGTATTACatttataatatttcatttttgaatGATGCATCATAATTCTCTACTTATTATCTATACCAACTTGaactataattaataaatatactatcagttattccctccgtcccatattaGGAGTCACACTTCCATTTCTGcatttctctcattttataatttttccactttaattatttattattatttttataaaatgagtgtaGAAATAGAAGTGTGACTCCTAatatgagacggatggagtatataataatataagttCAACGTATATAATAACCTAACTTCGGTATATTAATAATGAATAAATGTTATGTGTATAAAGTGTTTTAGCGACAAAACTTCAACACAAAGTAAAACTCAAGCTACCCTCCCACAAAGACATTAGACGTTGAACAATATAGCTCTACCAAGTGCAATTAATATTATTGCATTTCACCTAGGTCACCAACACTAAACAACtttcttaataataataataataatgacaataataataataataatgacaataataatgacaataataatgacaataataataataaaaaataataataatagtaataataatagtaataataatagtaataataatagtaataataataataataataatcataataataatcataataataataataataatgacaataataataataataatgacaataataatgacaataataatgataataataatgataataataatgacaataataataataataataataatagtaataataatagtaatagtaataataataataataatgacaataataatgacaataataatgacaataataatgacaataataatgacaataataatgacaataataataataataataatagtaataataatagtaataataatagtaattataatagtaatatataataataataataataataataataataataataataataataataataataataataataataataataataataataataataataataataataataatataataataataataataatataataataataataataataataataataataataataataataataataataataataataataataataataataataataataataatataataataataataataataataataataataataataataataataataataataataataataataataataataataataataataataataataataataataataataataataataataataataataataataataataataataataataatataataataataataataataaataataataataataataataataataataataataatataataataataataataataataataataataataataataataataataataataataataataataataataataataataataataataataataataataataataataataataataataataataataataataataatataataataataataataataataataataataataataatataataataataataataataataataataataataataataataataataataataataataataataataataataataataataataataataataataataataataataataataataataataataataataataataataataataataataataataataataataataataataataataataataataataataataataataataataataataataataataataataataataataataataataataataataataataataataataataataacaataataataataataataataggaaacgaaaattgaaaatatttgttTGGGTGTGATGTCAAATTGGAACAAGTAATTAGGGCAGCCTACCAAACAACATAGACATGAACCAAAAGGACTAGTACTGTTGTGTAGGCTCAAAAGGACCTCTCTTCAGTAGTAATTAGTATTGACTAATAATTACTCAAATGGGTATTTTTTAAGCTTGGTAATCCTACATCTATGTCACATCACAAATCGTTGACATTTTAACAGTAAAAGTCAATTAACCTAATCTATGTCTTTAAATTGCATACTCGTCCATCCCAAGTTAATTAATTCGTAGTGAAGTAACATTTCTTTTTGGAACATTAAATTAATTGACTCATTTTCTTTTGCCAAAATAATTAactcatatttatttcataatttattatattttgtatttttttattttcttatctcacactataatattttattttcttttctgctttattcatttttatatgCTATTGTATTCTCTTttatctcttctactttattctatccTCACATATGTTGTAGTCAATGCTATTTAAAATATATGTCAATCTAATTTTGTTCACAAAAATTAAGcaattttttttgacaaaatcTACCtccaataaattataaatttgtaattaatttcacataattaaaagcatatgtgattttttattcaTGATGCTTAGCAATAGGAGTGAACACAATATTCATAAATAATTTGAATAATCGATGTGaaccaaattaaaatattaaattccaTTTAAAAATTTCTAATTAAATTCCTTATCCTCACCTAACCTTCTACAGAAGAAAAGCAATGATAGAACATAAACATTAATTGCACCACTTGTTGAGCAGAATATATTAACATTTTCATGAATAAAGTGACAAGCAAAAACATACTATATAAAAAGCACAGCCAAATCAACTGAATTTTCACATTACTCATGTTGGTTAAATTTCATTATCTTTCTGATCAATATCCCTACATACATAGTAGTACCTAATATTTTGAGTAACGCTTACTACATATTTCAATCAaatacctctctctctctctctatatatatcatCATTCTCTCAATTCCCAGTCAAAGGCAAATTAACTAGAAAAGttgttaaatttcaatttaaaaaaaatgggaaaaagtaGAATTCTTGTTGTAGGTGGGACCGGTTACGTGGGAAGGAGGATTGTGAAGGCCAGCCTAGCGGAGGGCCACCCGACTTACATTCTAAGGCGGTCGGAAATCGGGATGGACATCGAGAAGCTGCAGGTGCTGCTGGAGTTCAAGAGGCAGGGGGCGGTGCTGGTCGAGGGGTCGTTTTCCGATCACCGGAGCCTGGTGGAGGCGGTGAAGCAAGTCGACGTGGTTGTATGCACCATGTCCGGGGTGCATTTCCGGAGCCATAATCTGCTGATGCAGCTTAAGCTTGTTGATGCTATTAAAGAAGCCGGAAATATCAAGGTCTTTTTCATatgcatatttttataatataaatttaaagattgCGTCGCGATAGACTCAAATAGTCAATATTGAGATCCATAGATACATAATAGTTATTGCTATATCAGTTCACAAATATATTAATAGCAATCATAAAACATATAAATTCTTGATTTAATATCAATTTGTTGATTCATTAATATCATGAACTAATATATTTTGTGATATCAACTGATATTAATGTATTAGAAAATCAGTTCtcaaaattgtcatttaaaaAATTTTCTTACTATAACCACCCATCTGTATATCATTAAGTAAATAATGATGTGTTGTAAAACATACTATATAATTAATGTGCTGTTCACTACATAATCTAGGATAAATAGTCGTATGGTTAATCATCCTAGCCATCCCTATGAGAGAAATAGTCTTGATTTTAATTAGTGAGATTTAGTTCCGTTTTATCCTTGGTATTTTTTATCATCTACACAACTTAAATGTTGTCACTTTTATATTATTCGAATAGTTTTAGCTAAACATTTGGAATTTAATTTAGTGCAGTATTATTTTTAACTACTAGGATAAGGTTTGAGAATGAGATCTGGTGAAATGTACGTGATAATTTGGTAGAAAAAAATTAGCAATATATGTATAGAAATGATCAtctaaatcaaatatatatttttattatgatttaATCTTTACTCAATAAATGGTTAGTAGTGGATGAGTGAAGCAAAAGTAGTGTCACTTTAAATGTATGGTATGTGTGGAAGTTGTGCGGATCATACTACTAAAAATGTAAATTGACAATTTTTTAAGGATTGATTGAAAAGAAAATTGTGAATAAAATtcgttatttatttttatttacgaGCTATGGACCTATAGTACTAATAGACATTAGAGTAAACAGATTACCATTTTGTAAAAGAAATTAGACTACGAATAGAATTACCCTTTTGTAAATATTTCGAGACTTTTATTCGCGAACGAAGAGAGTAATTGATTAACATTTATTGCAGCGTTTCTTGCCTTCGGAGTTCGGCATGGATCCTGCCCAAATGATGCACGCGCTTGAGCCAGGTAGGGTCACATTCGACGAGAAGATGACGGTAAGGAAGGCCATCGAGGCAGCCAACATCCCCTACACCTACATCTCCGCCAACTGCTTCGGCGGCTACTTCGTCGGCAACCTCTCTCAGATGGGGACCCTCCTCCCCCCCAAAGACAAAGTCCTCATCTACGGCGACGGCAACGCCAAAGCCGTCTTCATGGACGAGGACGACATCGCCACTTACACCATCAAGTCCGTTGACGACCCCCGCACCCTCAACAAGACCGTCTACATTCGCCCACCTGAAAACATCCTCTCCCAGCGAGAGCTCGTCCAGATATGGGAGAATCTTTCCGGGAATACGTTGGAAAAGACCTCCATTTCCGGCCGAGACTTTCTCGCTCTCATGAAAGGTATTTTTTTTTCCAGAAAGAGAAACAGACTCAACTAACTTGAGACAGTCTAAAAAGGAATACAACTCAACTATCATGAAATGCAGATGCTGACTACGCTGGCCAAGTTGGATTAGGCCATTTCTATCACATTTTCTATGACGGCTGCCTCACAAGCTTCGAGATAGGAGAAGACGGGGAAGAAGCTTCTAGACTTTATCCGGAAGTCCAGTACAAGCGCATGGATGAATACTTGAAACTTTATCTCTAAGTATATTGCTtgtaatatcaataaaactacTCTCAAACTGTTCACATTTAAGTCATTAATGAAGAGGTCTATGTTCTATCTGTATAATACAGTATACTAGAAAATTAAGTTAGATACATCATAGCTCATCGattttgaagtgttttgtgtttgaaaCCTGATCCGGAGACGCCAATGAAGGCGTGGCTACTTCTGGAGTTGAGGTCAAACTCGATGGAAGGCCTTTCGAGTTTGATGTCTTTTGTGTCATGTGATTCCTCTCCATTCCTGTTGTTTCCATTGACGGTGTGAATGAAGCTCGATAGCGCCAAGTTGAAGTCTGTTAGCTGAGCTTTAGTCGAGTGATTCGAGTTAGCAGAAAGGCTCAGTTGGGCTCTTTCTAGTATGGCTTGCAAGTACTTCCCTTGTGCTTCTATTCTCATTTGCAATCTCTTCTGCACCTGTTTGTAGCAACACGAATTCGCCTATTATCAAAATAAAGGTGTAAACTAGAGTTGTTATGTTTCTTGAATGTTTACCTCGAGCTGTTCTTGTAGCGTTCTCTGCACCTCGATCTGGCACCTTACTGCTTCAGCGAGGGGAACGTCTCTGCACATCATGTTCATATTTCTTAGTTTCAACCAACGAAGAATTTTGCTGCGTCTAAAGTAAAATGGAATGAGCAGCATCTACGTACCCTTGTTCGCTGTTCATGCTCGATGAATTAGTGCTTGTACTTGCAATGTGCATATACGGATTCTCTACAAACACGAAAGCAGAAACGCCAACTTTGAGCCATGGGAGAAATTAGTACTagatgaattttgtgaatgttTCTACAGATTTTTAAGTTTATGATCTCCTAATAGATCAGATTTTCTATCTAGTTATAGACGAACGCGCACATTCCAATCATCCGTAAAGATCTACTATGCGAACAACGAAGCAATATTATTATAAGGAGACTCACCAAAGCTGTCTATGTTATGGTCAAGAGCATAATTCTGCTGTTTAGCATGCTGCTGTCCAAGCCTGTACTTCTGCGCCCGGAACAAGTATAATGAGGAGACGAATCGATCAGAGTGACAACG carries:
- the LOC121781020 gene encoding isoflavone reductase homolog, translated to MGKSRILVVGGTGYVGRRIVKASLAEGHPTYILRRSEIGMDIEKLQVLLEFKRQGAVLVEGSFSDHRSLVEAVKQVDVVVCTMSGVHFRSHNLLMQLKLVDAIKEAGNIKRFLPSEFGMDPAQMMHALEPGRVTFDEKMTVRKAIEAANIPYTYISANCFGGYFVGNLSQMGTLLPPKDKVLIYGDGNAKAVFMDEDDIATYTIKSVDDPRTLNKTVYIRPPENILSQRELVQIWENLSGNTLEKTSISGRDFLALMKDADYAGQVGLGHFYHIFYDGCLTSFEIGEDGEEASRLYPEVQYKRMDEYLKLYL
- the LOC121781021 gene encoding myb family transcription factor PHL11-like, which gives rise to MERMYAGGGGVGGSGGSSGVVLTRDPKPRLRWTADMHDRFVDAVTKLGGTDKATPKSVLRVMGLKGLTLYHLKSHLQKYRLGQQHAKQQNYALDHNIDSFENPYMHIASTSTNSSSMNSEQGDVPLAEAVRCQIEVQRTLQEQLEVQKRLQMRIEAQGKYLQAILERAQLSLSANSNHSTKAQLTDFNLALSSFIHTVNGNNRNGEESHDTKDIKLERPSIEFDLNSRSSHAFIGVSGSGFKHKTLQNR